From one Neovison vison isolate M4711 chromosome 1, ASM_NN_V1, whole genome shotgun sequence genomic stretch:
- the USP45 gene encoding ubiquitin carboxyl-terminal hydrolase 45 isoform X4 — translation MRILEKKSKISSVNDPFIDISLPIIEERVSKPVLLGRMSKCRSLQATDNGQYNDTVTIENTPQPRATKNQSSSKDKNQLVHGRKCVRKWSSGGDRAVVVPRKRGPPERSRASPGAASPANTESLTESATEGSEREAGPSESSADADSEASESESASEQPVLSAPPRGCRVQPRARAPQPPAVGPPTREPGRGEERVAEALSELRLSSPVPGERDVDREDRPRSVPSSACSSAETRALSPRPPNAFQTLSRSYVTASKECSLQSCFHQFTSMELLMGKNKLLCENCTENKRRHLKETGSAEKKAEGVYTNARKQLLISAVPAILILHLKRFHQAGLSLRKVNRHVDFPLVLDLAPFCSATCKNVSVGDKVLYGLYGVVEHSGSMRGGHYTAYVKVRTPSRKLLQHITGKTYVPDLKEPDSESTGQWVHVSDTYVQVVPESRALSAQAYLLFYERIL, via the exons ATGAGGATActagaaaaaaagtcaaag atctccTCAGTGAACGATCCTTTTATTGATATTTCACTTCCTATAATAGAAGAACGG GTTTCAAAACCTGTACTTTTGGGAAGAATGAGTAAATGTAGAAGTTTGCAGGCGACAGATAATGGTCAGTACAATGACACTGTTACTATAGAAAATACTCCTCAACCCAGAGCCACCAAGAACCAGTCTTCATCTAAAGATAAG AATCAACTAGTTCATGGCAGAAAGTGTGTGAGAAAATGGTCCTCTGGAGGCGATCGGGCAGTCGTCGTGCCCCGGAAGCGTGGGCCCCCTGAGAGGAGCCGGGCGTCCCCGGGCGCGGCGAGCCCCGCGAACACCGAGTCTCTGACGGAGAGCGCCACGGAGGGCAGCGAGAGGGAGGCCGGCCCTTCTGAGAGCAGCGCGGACGCGGACAGCGAGGCCTCCGAGTCCGAAAGTGCTTCTGAGCAGCCTGTGCTGTCCGCGCCCCCCCGGGGCTGCCGTGTGCAGCCGCGCGCCCGCGCTCCGCAGCCGCCGGCCGTGGGACCCCCCACCCGCGAGCCTGGCCGCGGGGAGGAGCGAGTGGCCGAGGCTCTTTCTGAACTTCGTCTGAGCAGCCCCGTACCTGGCGAGAGAGATGTTGATAGAGAAGATAGGCCACGAAGTGTTCCAAGCAGTGCATGCTCTTCGGCGGAGACGCGCGCGCTGTCTCCTCGCCCCCCAAATGCCTTTCAGACCCTTTCTCGGAGCTATGTGACCGCCTCTAAAGAATGCTCGCTTCAGTCCTGTTTCCACCAGTTTACATCGATGGAGTTGCTAATGGGGAAGAACAAGCTTCTGTGTGAGAACTGTACCGAGAACAAACGGAGGCACCTCAAGGAAACCGGTTCTGCAG aaaagaaagcagaaggagtTTATACTAACGCCAGGAAACAATTGCTCATTTCTGCTGTTCCAGCCATCCTAATTCTCCATCTCAAAAGATTCCATCAG gcTGGCTTGAGTCTTCGAAAAGTAAACAGACATGTAGATTTTCCACTTGTGCTTGATTTAGCACCATTCTGTTCTGCTACTTGTAAG AATGTAAGTGTGGGAGATAAAGTTCTCTATGGCCTCTATGGCGTGGTGGAACACAGTGGCTCCATGAGAGGAGGTCACTACACAGCTTATGTGAAAGTGAGAACACCCTCCAGGAAATTATTGCAGCATATCACTGGAAAGACATACGTACCTG ATTTGAAGGAGCCTGATAGTGAATCGACAGGCCAGTGGGTCCATGTTAGTGACACTTACGTGCAGGTGGTTCCAGAATCAAGAGCGCTGAGTGCCCAAGCGTACCTTCTTTTTTATGAAAGAATATTATAA